One Agelaius phoeniceus isolate bAgePho1 chromosome 8, bAgePho1.hap1, whole genome shotgun sequence genomic region harbors:
- the BRDT gene encoding bromodomain testis-specific protein, translating into MSVQSQHCAIIMNPPPPEYINNKSSGCQTNQLQYLQRVVMRALWRHNFSWPFHQPVDAAALNLPDYYTIIKKPMDLGTIKKRLEHNYYTKAAECIEDFKTMFWNCYMYNKPGDDIVFMAEELEKVFMQKIAHMPPEERPVSLKKGKRKGKKAEETWQPKPGISNEASTTEKQAESEQPPVMTQERQQVTLAPLSAAQLTALMPAAVPITKAKKGVKRKADTTTPTTSIVTAIGQSSAMLNERKAVKACRGENECMVTNKFLKRSSDSQQPPGIVKKIHLSGQLKYCNAILKEMFSKKHAAYAWPFIKPVDAASFSTGVNQAIAKCPTDLGTIKKKMDNFEYNDIQEFATDVRLMFMNCYKRNSSDHEIVAMARKLQDVFEMHFAKIPDEPVASDHLPQPVREMTEAYSSESSNNSSEEKSSEDSEEERKVNLKKLQEQLKALHQQLWVLTKACLSRPGKKKGKAKSEKRKNKEKAEIKSLIQKKKNLKYMKKSKRKLSLNIQSKKTMQQVLLAHKSEDEDGAKPMNYDEKRQLSLDINKLPGDKLGKVVHIIQSREPALRNSNPDEIEIDFETLNASTLRELERYVATCLRKKPRMQAKNPTKSKEELNFERKQELEKRLLDVNGQLNPKRESFKIENNAESSTGPSRLSDSSSSSSDSGSSSSSDSSSSDSSDSESVTETCSKQTGARQNCPASMGKSKRTSCNAGLQAQPSSLTSSLQIHGSSELLQQPPNALQMLQCRSLKLSEQNTQTLSGKISAVPALCDAPDQQTPQSTPKTNQSSVTHSRNVFPEVSNTIFQVDSADWSKQAEQTRHLDKSNKLQNKTSVRTADLISISQEQSYCTPNDKSNDKNIAQPMSELLPRKDTELKTVDSWVSLCKTMKLPAPIKASAESFNQFRDAVLKRSGQVQESKRSLGHAERELQNLPQENKRFVTTSVGPESTGLDAMAVTDCELEKEIPKSKLPEAQQRVLDQDRNLARKMEQERRRKEATAWIIDVNLQRDIMASFEEYLD; encoded by the exons ATGTCTGTTCAAAGCCAGCACTGTGCCATTATTATGAACCCTCCTCCACCAGAGTACATAAATAACAAAAGTAGTGGATGTCAAACAAACCAGCTTCAGTACTTACAGAGGGTGGTCATGAGAGCCTTGTGGAGACACAACTTTTCCTGGCCGTTTCACCAGCCTGTCGATGCAGCAGCACTGAATCTGCCT GATTATTACACTATCATAAAAAAACCTATGGATTTAGGCACCATAAAAAAGCGACTGGAACACAATTACTACACAAAAGCTGCAGAATGTATTGAAGACTTTAAAACTATGTTCTGGAACTGCTACATGTACAACAAG CCAGGTGATGACATTGTGTTTATGGCTGAAGAATTAGAAAAAGTGTTTATGCAGAAAATAGCCCATATGCCACCAGAAGAGAGACCAGTGAGTCtcaagaaaggaaagagaaaaggaaagaaggcaGAAG AAACATGGCAGCCCAAGCCTGGGATTTCAAATGAAGCAAGCACAACTGAGAAGCAAGCTGAAAGTGAGCAGCCTCCAGTGATGACTCAAGAGCGACAGCAGGTTACCCTGGCTCCTTTGTCTGCAGCCCAGCTGACTGCTTTAATGCCAGCTGCAGTCCCTATAACAAAA gCAAAGAAAGGTGTGAAAAGGAAGGCTGACACTACAACTCCTACTACTTCAATAGTCACAGCAATTGGTCAATCTTCTGCAATGCTTAATGAGAGAAAAGCTGTTAAAGCATGTAGAGGTGAAAATGAATGTATGGTAACAAATAAATTTCTGAAGAGATCCTCAGATTCTCAACAGCCACCTGGAATTGTTAAAAAGATTCACTTGTCAGGACAACTAAAATATTGTAATGCAATActtaaagaaatgttttcaaagAAACATGCAGCATATGCATGGCCTTTCATAAAACCTGTAGATGCAGCATCTTTCTCCACAGGGGTGAACCAAGCCATTGCCAAATGTCCTACAGACCTGGGCACCATTAAA aAGAAAATGGATAACTTTGAATATAATGATATACAAGAATTTGCTACAGATGTTAGATTAATGTTCATGAACTGCTACAAACGTAATTCTTCAGACCATGAAATAGTTGCTATGGCAAGAAAACTTCAG GATGTTTTTGAAATGCACTTTGCTAAAATTCCTGATGAACCTGTTGCGAGTGATCATCTGCCACAGCCTGTGAGAGAAATGACAGAAGCATATTCCAGTGAAAGCAGTAATAactcttcagaagaaaaatcatCTGAAGATTCTGAAGAGGAGAGAAAAGTGAACCTCAAAAAGCTTCAGGAGCAA CTTAAAGCTCTTCACCAGCAGTTGTGGGTTTTGACCAAAGCATGCTTATCTAgaccaggaaagaaaaaagggaaggctaaaagtgagaaaagaaagaacaaggaaaaagctgaaataaaaagcttgattcaaaagaagaaaaatctgaaatacaTGAAGAAATCTAAGAGAAAGCTCTCTTTAAACAT TCAATCAAAGAAAACCATGCAGCAGGTCTTGTTGGCACATAAGTCAGAAGATGAAGATGGTGCCAAACCTATGAATTATGATGAAAAACGACAGTTGAGTTTGGACATAAATAAACTCCCTGGAGATAAGCTTGGGAAAGTAGTCCATATAATACAGTCAAGAGAACCTGCACTGAGGAACTCTAACCCTGATGAGATAGAAATAGACTTTGAAACTTTAAATGCTTCAACACTCAGAGAACTAGAGAGATATGTAGCAACCTGTTTGAGGAAGAAACCAAGAATGCAGG CTAAAAATCCAACAAAGTCAAAAGAAGAACTTAATTTTGAGAGGAAACAAGAGTTAGAGAAGAGACTACTGGATGTCAATGGTCAACTAAACCCAAAGAGAGAGAGCTTCAAGA ttgaaAACAATGCTGAGTCAAGTACTGGGCCAAGCAGACtgagtgacagcagcagcagctcctcagattCTGGCAGCAGCTCTAGCAGTGATTCTAGCTCCTCAGATAGCAGTGACTCTGAATCAG TTACTGAAACCTGTTCAAAACAGACTGGAGCCAGGCAGAACTGTCCAGCTTCTATGGGAAAATCTAAG AGGACATCCTGCAATGCTGGTCTGCAAGCACAGCCCTCCTCTCTTACTAGCAGCCTGCAAATTCATGGATCATCTGAACTGCTGCAGCAACCTCCCAATGCACTGCAAATGCTTCAGTGTAGATCACTTAAACTATCAGAACAAAACACACAGACTCTCTCAG GTAAAATCTCAGCTGtacctgctctgtgtgatgctCCAGACCAGCAAACTCCTCAGAGCACTCCAAAGACAAATCAGTCTTCTGTCACCCACTCCAGAAATGTTTTTCCAGAG GTGTCCAACACCATTTTTCAAGTTGACAGTGCTGACTGGAGTAAACAAGCTGAGCAAACAAGACATCTAGACAAATCAAATAAACTGCAAAACAAGACCAGCGTGAGAACTGCTGATTTAATATCTATAAGTCAAGAACAAA GTTATTGTACACCCAATGATAAATCTAATGATAAAAACATAGCACAGCCAATGTCTGAACTCCTTCCAAGAAAG GACACAGAACTCAAGACTGTAGATTCCTGGGTAAGCCTGTGTAAAACGATGAAGCTTCCAGCTCCAATAAAAGCATCTGctgagagcttcaatcagttcAGGGACGCAGTACTAAAGAGGAGTGGGCAAGTGCAGGAGTCAAAAAGGTCTCTTGGGCATGCTGAGAGGGAGCTGCAAAATCTTccacaagaaaacaaaagatttGTAACTACTTCTGT GGGCCCTGAAAGCACAGGATTGGATGCCATGGCAGTGACAGACTGTGAGCTTGAAAAAGAAATACCTAAGAGTAAACTGCCCGAAGCTCAACAACGTGTTCTTGATCAAGACCGTAACTTGGCTAGAAAAATGGAACAAGAACGCAGGAGGAAGGAAGCA ACAGCTTGGATAATTGATGTGAATCTGCAGAGAGATATTATGGCATCTTTCGAAGAATATCTTGATTGA